The nucleotide window GCGCGACGTCGTCCCGCTGTGGGTCGTGCTCGTGCTGCTGGGCCGGGAGCTGGTGCTCGGGGTGACCCTGCTGGTGCTGCGCCGGGCGGGCTGGCCGCCGCTGCAGGTGCACTACCTCGGCAAGGCAGCCACCTTCCTGCTGCTCTACGCCTTCCCGCTGCTCCTGCTGGCCGACGGCACCGGCACCGCCGCCGAGATCGCCCGGCCCATCGCCTACGCGCTCACCGTGTGGGGAGCGGCCCTCTACGTCCTGGCCGGGGCGTTCTACGTCGTCCAGGCGGCCGGGCTGCTGTCCGACGGCCGCCGGGCCCCCGCGTGAGCGCTCCGGCACCGGGCCGGCAGCGCTCGCTGGGGGCCTCGCTGCTGGACCAGGTGCTGGCCGAGACGCTCGACCCGGCCTACGCCCGCGCCGCCGCCGACCGGGAGGCCACCGCCCGCGCGGCCGCCGCCCGGCCGGCCACCCCCGGCCCCCGCCCGTCGTGGGTGCTGCGGCACCGCGGCCAGCTGCTGGTCGCCCTCACCCTGCTGCTGGCCGGGCTGCTCGCCTCGGTCACCTACCGCGAGGCCGCCGCCGGCGCCCAGGGCCGCGAGCAGACCCGCGAGGCGCTGCGCGACGACATCCGTGAGGAGTCCGACGTCACCGACGACCTGGTCGCCCAGCTCGAGGACCTCACCGGCCAGGTCGGCCGCACCCGCGACCAGGCCCTGGCGGCCTCCGCGACCGGCCAGCAGGCGCTGACCCGGCTGGCCGCGGTCGAGCAGGGCACCGCCGTGGTCGCGGTCTCCGGCCCGGGACTGCGGGTCACCCTCGACGACGCCCCGCCGCCGGCCGACAGCGACCCCGTCGGTGGCGCGACCGAGCAGAACCAGGCCGGGCTGGTCCAGGACGCCGACGTGCAGCTGGCGGTGAACGGGCTGTGGGCCGCCGGCGCGGAGGCGATCAGCATCAACGGCCAGCGGGTCGGCGCCACCACCGCCATCCGGCAGGCCGGCGGCGCCATCCTGGTCAACTTCCGGCCGGTCGCCCCGCCCTACGACATCGAGGCCGTGGGCGACTCCGAGGCCCTGGCGAGGGAGTTCCTGGCCGGCCCCGAGGCGGACACCCTGGCCCACCTGACCCTCGACTACGGTCTCGTGTTCGACTTCGCCCGGGTCGGCGACCTTGACCTGCCGGCCGGGACCAGCGCCGAGCTGCGCTTCGCCCAGCCGCTGACCCCGTCCACCCCGGCCGCGACCGCACCGGCCGCGCCCGCACCGACCACCGACGGAGGCTGACCTGTGATCCCGATCCTCGGACTCGCGGTCGGCGTCGTGCTCGGCCTGCTGATCGACCCCAGCGTCCCGCTGTGGCTCCAGCCGTACCTGCCGATCGCCGTCGTGGCCGCCCTGGACGCCGTGTTCGGTGGCGTGCGGGCCCGCTTCGACCGGATCTTCGACGCCAAGGTGTTCGTGGTGTCGTTCGTGTCCAACGTGGTCGTGGCGGCCCTGATCGTCTTCCTCGGCGACCAGCTCGGGGTCGGCGCCCAGCTGTCGACCGCCGTCGTCGTGGTGCTCGGCATCCGCATCTTCGGCAACGCCGCGGCCATCCGCCGGCACCTGTTCCGCGCATGAGCGGGCCGCTGCACCCCGGCGAGCAGCCGGCCGCCGGCCTGCCCGCCGAGCCGCCGGTGCACGAGCACCCCGCCGACCAGCTCCCTCCCGACCAGCCTCATACCGGGCAGCCCCTCGCCGGGCAGCCCGGCGCCGGTGCCCCGGTGGAGGACCCGGCCGTGGCCGGGCCGACGACAGGGCACGTCCTGGACCCGACGGGCCAGGAGGACCACACCGGGAACGGCGTCCCGGCCGCCGGCCCGCCGCCAGACGCGGACCCGGCCGCAGGTCCGCCACCGGACGCGGACCCGGCGCCCGCTCCGCCGTCCGGGAGCGGGGGAGCGGCCCCGCCGCGGCCCCGGCGGCGGAGGGACCCCCTCGCCGCCTCGCTGATCGGCGTCCTCACCCTGCTGCTCGGCTTCGCCTTCGCCGTCCAGGTGCGCAGCACCGACACCGACCAGCAGCTGTCCGGCGCCCGCGAGGAGGACCTCGTCCGCATCCTGGACGACGTCACCGCCCAGGAGGACCGGCTGCGCCAGGAGATCGCCGACCAGCGGGTGGCGCTGGACTCCCTGGGCGACTCCGACACCGTCGCGGCGGCCGCCCTGCAGGAGGCCCAGCAGCGCGCGGAGACCCTCGGCATCCTCAACGGCACGCTCCCCGCCCGCGGTCCCGGCCTGGAGGTCACCATCCGGGACCCCGCCGCCCAGATCGACGTCGACGTGCTGCTCAACGCCGTCCAGGAGCTGCGCGGTGCTGGCGCGGAGACGATGCAGATCGACGACGTCCGGATCGGGGTGAGCAGCGCCGTCACCGGTGACCCGGGCGCGCTCGCCATCGACGGACAGCCCCTGTCGGCCCCGTACACGGTGCGGGTCATCGGCTCGCCGCAGGACATGGCCACCGCCCTGGCCATCCCGGGCGGGGTGGCCACGAAGGTCGGCCGCGTCGAGGGCACGATGGAGGTCGTCCAGTCCGCCGAGGTCGTCGTCGACGCGTTGCGGCCGCTGGACGAGCCTCAATACGCTGAGCCCGCCCCGGGCGGCAACTGACGAAGGACCTCGGTGCCCCCCACCTCACGCTCCGCGCGAGGCGGGACCCTGCACCGAGGCCGTTCCAGCCCCTGACCCACCACCGACCTTGGAGATGCCGCATGGCCACGCCGGACGATCGCCGTTACACCGACCAGCACGAGTGGGCGCTGGTCCAGGGCACCGAGGGTGCTGCGACGGTGGTCCGGGTCGGGATCACCGACCACGCCCAGGACGCCCTCGGCGACATCGTCTTCGTGCAGCTGCCCGAGGTCGGCGCCGACGTGGCCCCGGGCAACCCGATCGGCGAGGTCGAGTCGACCAAGTCCGTCTCCGACGTCTACTCCCCGGTGGCCGGGGTCGTCACCGCGGTGAACGACGCGCTGGCCGACGCCCCCGAGACGGTCAACAGCGACCCCTACGGTGCCGGCTGGCTGGTCGAGGTCGAGGTGACCGGTCCCGCCGGTGACCCGACCGCGGACCTGCTGGACGCCGCCGCCTACCAGTCGCTCGTCGACGCGGGCTGACCCCCGGTCACCGCCGTCCACGCGGGCGGCGGTGCGGGGATCCGGGTGCCCTCGACGGCCAGTCGGGCACCCGCCGTCCCGGTACGGCGCCCGACGATCACTATCATCTCCGGCGAGGGTCGGCCCGTGATCGTCGCGGAGCCCGCCGACCCCCACCCTGTACCTGTGGTCGACCTCCAGGGGTCGGCCAGCCAGAGTTCCCATGACCCCCGGCCCGACCGTGAACCTGCGGCGGCCGACCTGCGACGGGCCAGCCGGCCCGCCGTCCGCCGGCCGACCGCGGCCGTACCACCAGGCCCGCGGCGGTGCCGTCTGCACCGGAGGAGACCCACGTGCTCTGCACTCGATGTGGCCACCAGAACCCCGAGGGCAGCCGCTTCTGCGCGCAGTGCGGCTCGGCTCTGAGCCCGGAGCGGGTCGGCGAGTCGACCAGCATCATCCCCAAGGTCGGCGGTGAGGACTCCGGCGAGCAGTCGGAGGTCTCGGAGTCGACGGCCGACGCGCACGCCGGTGCGGTCGAGTCGCTGCCGCCGGGCTCTGCCCTGCTGGTCGTCAAGCGCGGCCCGAACGCCGGCAGCCGGTTCCTCCTCGACCAGGAGGTCACCACCGCCGGCCGGCACCCCGACAGCGACATCTTCCTCGACGACGTCACCGTCAGCCGCCGGCACGTGGAGTTCCACCGCGAGGGCGGCGGCTTCACCGTGCACGACGTGGGCAGCCTCAACGGCACCTACGTCAACCGCGAGCCCGTCGACGTCGCCTCCCTGGCTGGTGGCGACGAGGTGCAGATCGGCAAGTTCCGCCTGGTCTACCTGACCGGGCCGCGGACGGGCGAGCCGGCCGGCTCGTGACCGGGCGGCTCGTCACCGGGCGCTGCGGCGCCGTGGCCGGGCCCGTCGTGGCCCGGCCCGCGGGGGAGCAGGACCTGACCGGACGCCGGTCGTGACGGCGGTGCCCCAGCCCGGAGCCAGCGCGGACCGGGACACCGACACCACGCCCCGCCACACGATCGGGGAGGTCCTCACCGCGCTGCGGGGGGACTTCCCGGACGTGACGATCAGCAAGATCCGCTACCTGGAGTCCGAGCAGCTGGTCCACCCGCAGCGGACGCCGTCGGGCTACCGGAAGTTCTCCCTGGCCGACGTGGCCCGGCTGCGCTTCGTGCTGTCCGCCCAGCGCGACCAGTACCTGCCCCTGCGGGTCATCAAGGCCCAGCTCGACGACCTCGACCGAGGTGCCGCCACCCCCGGCCCGCCCGGGGACGACGCCCCCGCCGCGTCCCTGCTGTCCGCGGAGGAGTTCGCCCGCGCCGCCGGGCTGACCGACGGCCAGCTGGCCGACTGCGTCGAGTTCGGGTTCGTCACCACCGACGCGCAGGGCCGCCACCGCGGCGCCGAGCTGCCGGTGGCCCGGGCCGTGGCCGGCCTGGCCCGGCACGGCATCGAGCCGCGGCACCTGCGCGTGCACCGCACCGCCGTGGAGCGGGAGGCCGCCCTGCTCGAGCAGGTGGTCACCCCGGCGCTGCGGGCCCGTTCGGAGGAGGGGCGCAGCCGCGCCACCGAGCAGCTGCAGGAACTGGCCCGGCTCTCGGCGCAGCTGCACTCGGCACTGCTGGACGCGCGCCTGCGCGAGGTCCTCGGCAGCTGAGGGCTGGCGTACCGTTGCGCCGGTAGGGACAGCCGCGGACACGTGGCCCGGCGTCCCCGCCCGCGCGGCCCGGGAGGGCGGTCGTGGGTGGGGGGAGGCAGCGGAGGGGAGCCAGACGTGCAGGAGCTCAGAGTCGTCGGCGTCCGGGTGGAGCTGCCCGGCAACCAGCCCATCCTCCTGCTCAAGGAGACCCAGGGCGAGCGGTACCTGCCGATCTGGATCGGCGCGGTCGAGGCCGCCGCCATCGCCTACGAGCAGCAGGGCGTCCGGCCGGCCCGGCCGATGACCCACGACCTGCTCCGCGAGGTGGTCACCACCCTGGGCGCCAGCCTGGAGGCCGTGCACATCACCGAGATGCGCGACGGCATCTACATCGCCGAGCTGCTGTTCGGCAACGAGCGGACCGTCAGCGCTCGGCCCTCCGACGCCGTTGCCCTCGCCGTCCGCACCGGCGCCCCGATCTACGGCGCCGAGTCGCTGCTCGACGAGGTGGGGATCGAGATCCCCGACGAGCAGGAGGACGAGGTCGAGAAGTTCCGCGAGTTCCTCGACAACATCAGCCCGGAGGACTTCGAGGCCGGCTCCGGCCCAGCCTGACGGCAGACCCCGTCGCCCCACGGCGACGGGCCTGACCGGTGCCCTGCTCCTCGCTCGCTCGGGGTGAGCTCTGCGATGGCCGGACCGGTGCCCTGCTCCTCGCTCGGGGTGAGGCTCGGCGACGGGTCCGACCGGTGCTCCCGCCCCTCACAGGCTCGGCAGTGGGCTCCTGCGGTGGGAGCTGACCGCCCGTGGGGGAGTCGGGACCCCCACGCGCGGTCCGGCCGGCGAGGTGGGCGGGACTCCTGGGACGAGGGCCCGGAGGGAGCCCGGTGGGGGTCCGTCCCGTCCCAGGGCCACCGGACGGGCGCCGACGGCCTCCCCCGGAGGGGGTGAGTGGGCCGACACGCCGCCATCCGCGGTTGACCGCTCCGCGGCCCCGGCCTACGGTCAGCGAATCACGCGCGTGGAACTCGACGAGCCCTCCGCGCGTGCGGCGTCCCGGCGAGAGCGGGGAACGGCGCCGGCCACCGCGCCGGTGCGGGACCTCGTCCCGGCCCACCCGGGCCGGTGTGCGAGCCGGGACGAGAGCACAGCAGGGTCGCGGACGCGGCCGACGAGCGCCAGCGAGGAGTGCCCGTGAGCGACCACGACAACGGTTCGCAGGGTCAGCTGTTCAGCGACGCAGCGGTGGGTGCTCTCTCCTACGACGACATGGACACCGACGTCGTCGGCTACCGCGGTCCGACCGCGTGCTCGGCCGCCGGCATCACCTACCGCCAGCTCGACTACTGGGCCCGCACCGGCCTGGTCGCCCCCTCGGTGCGCACCGCCACCGGCTCGGGCACGCAGCGGCTCTACTCCTTCCGCGACATCCTCGTGCTCAAGGTCGTCAAGCGGCTCCTGGACACCGGGGTCTCGCTGCAGAACATCCGCAAGGCCGTCGACCACCTGCGCACCCGCGGGGTCAAGGAGCTGTCGAACATCACGCTCCTGTCCGACGGTGCCACGGTCTACGAGTGCACCTCCGCCGAGGAGGTCGTCGACCTGCTGGCCGGTGGCCAGGGCGTCTTCGGCATCGCCGTCTCCGGCGCGCTGCGCGAGCTGTCCGGTGAGCTCGCCGAGCTGCCGGCCGAGCGCCTCGACGGCAGCGGTCCGGTCAACGCCGACGACGAGCTCTCCGCGCGCCGTCGCCGCCGGGCCGCCTCCGCCTGACGGAGGACCCGGTCCTCCTCACCTCTCGCACGCTGGGGGTGGACCTCGGGACGGGACCGAGTCCCACCACTCGCAGGCTCGCGGCAGGCCCCTGCCGCGGGGTCGACCGCTGCCGGTGACACCCGGGATGGGACCGATCCCATCGCCGCCCTGTGCCCCACCTCACGACCCCGTCGGGCCCTCCGGCGGGGTCGTTGCGCGCTGGTAGCGTCGGAGCAATGGTCGCCCGTTCGTCCGAACTGGACGGAACTCAGCCCCGCACCACCCCGCCGCTGACCGGAGCGCTCCCGTCGCTGTCGGCGCTGTCCCCGCAGGGGGAGTTCGCGGCCCGGCACATCGGTCCGCGTCCCGCCCAGACCGCGGCGATGCTCGAGGTGGTCGGCCACGCCTCGCTGGAGTCCCTCGCCGACGCCAGCGTCCCCGAGGGCGTGCGCGACCGCAGCCCGCTGGACCTGCCCGCCGCCGCCGACGAGGCCACCGTGCTGGCACAGCTGCGCGAGCGGGCCGAGGCCAACGAGGTCTTCACCTCGATGATCGGGCTGGGCTACAACGGCACCCTGACGCCGACGGTCATCCAGCGCACCATCCTGGAGAACCCGGCCTGGTACACCGCCTACACGCCCTACCAGCCCGAGATCAGCCAGGGCCGGCTCGAGGCGCTGATCAACTTCCAGACCATGGTCGCCGACCTCACCGGCCTCGACGTGGCCGGTGCCTCGATGCTCGACGAGGCCACCGCCGCCGCCGAGGCGATGACGCTGGTGCGCCGCGCCGGCCGCGCGAAGACCGACGCGGTGTTCGTCGTCGACGCCGACACGCTGCCGCAGACCCTCGCCGTCCTGCGCACCCGGGCCGAGCCGCTGGGCATCGGCCTGCACGTCGCCGACCTGTGCGCCGGCTGGCCCACCGACCTGCCCGCCGCCGGTGCCTTCGGGGTCCTGCTGGCCTTCCCCGGTGCCAGTGGCGCCGTGCGCGACCACCGGGCGCTGGCCGAGGCCGCGCACGCCGCCGGTGCCGCCGTCGTGGTCGCCGCGGACCTGCTGGCGCTGACCCTGCTCGAGGCGCCGGGGGAGTGGGGCGCCGACGTCGCCTGCGGCACCACCCAGCGCTTCGGCGTCCCGATGGGCTACGGCGGCCCGCACGCCGGCTACCTCGCCGTCCGCCAGGGGCTGGCCCGCCAGCTGCCCGGCCGGCTCGTCGGGGTGTCGGTCGACGCCGACGGCGACGTCGCCTACCGGCTGGCCCTGCAGACCCGCGAGCAGCACATCCGCCGGGAGAAGGCCACCAGCAACATCTGCACCGCGCAGGTGCTGCTGGCCGTCATCGCCGGCGCCTACGCCGTCTACCACGGCCCCGAGGGCCTGACCGCGATCGCGGCCCGCGTGCACCGCAGCGCCCAGGCGCTGGCCGGCTGGCTGCATGCCGGCGGCGTCCCGCTGGTGCACGAGGAGTACTTCGACACCCTCGCCGTCTCCGTGCCCGGCCGGGCCGCCGAGGTGGTCGCCGCCGCCGCGGCCCGCCGGGTGAACCTGCGGCTGGTCGACGCCGACACCGTCGCGGTCGCCTGCGACGAGACGACGACCCCCGCCGTCCTGGCGCTCGTGGCCGAGGCCTTCGGCGTGGACGCGGACCTCTCCACCCTGGAGGAGGGTGGCGCGGACGCCCTGCCGGCCCAGCTGCGCCGGGCCACGCCGTTCCTGACCCACCCGGTCTTCGCCGAGCACCGCTCGGAGACGGCGATGCTGCGCTACCTGCGCATGCTCAGCGACAAGGACCTCGCACTCGACCGCACGATGATCCCGCTGGGCTCGTGCACGATGAAGCTCAACGCCGCCACCGAGATGGCCGCCATCACCTGGCCGGAGTTCGCCGGGCTGCACCCCTTCGCCCCGAGCGAGCAGGCCCGCGGTTACTCCCAGCTGATCACCGAGCTGTGCGAGGGGCTCGCGGAGATCACCGGCTACGCCGCGGTCAGCGTGCAGCCCAACGCCGGCTCCCAGGGCGAGTTCGCCGGGCTGATGGCCATCCGGGCCTACCACCACAGCCGGGGCGACCAGGCCCGCGACGTCTGCCTGATCCCGTCCTCGGCGCACGGCACCAACGCCGCCAGCGCCGTCATGGCCGGCATGCGGGTGGTCGTCGTGGCCTGCGACGAGGCCGGCAACGTCGACCTGGCCGACCTGCGCGCCAAGGTCGCCGCCCACGCCGAGCGCCTGGCCGCGATCATGATCACCTACCCCTCGACCCACGGCGTCTTCGAGGTCGAGGTGCAGGAGATCTGCGCCGCCGTCCACGACGCCGGCGGTCAGGTCTACGTCGACGGCGCCAACCTCAACGCCCTGGTCGGGCTCGCCCGGCCCGGCCGGTTCGGCTCCGACGTCAGCCACCTGAACCTGCACAAGACCTTCTGCATCCCGCACGGTGGTGGCGGCCCCGGCGTGGGCCCGATCGGCGTCCGGGAGCACCTTGTGCCCTTCCTGCCCAGCCACCCGCTGGTGGAGACCGGCGGGGCGGGCGCGGTCATCTCCGGTGCGCCCTTCGGCTCGGCCGGGATCCTGCCGATCTCCTGGGCCTACCTGCGGCTGATGGGCCCCGAGGGCCTGCTGTCGGCCACCCAGCACGCGATCCTGGCGGCCAACTACGTCGCCGAGCGGCTGCGCCCGTACTACCCGGTGCTCTACACCGGCGCCTCGGGCCTGGTGGCGCACGAGTGCATCCTGGACATCCGGCCGCTGACCAAGGCCACCGGCGTCACCAACGACGACATCGCCAAGCGGCTCATCGACTTCGGCTTCCACGCCCCGACCATGAGCTTCCCGGTCGCCGGCACGCTGATGGTGGAGCCGACCGAGAGCGAGGACAAGGCCGAGCTCGACCGGTTCGTCGAGGCGATGATCGCCATCCGCGGCGAGATCGACAAGGTCGGCAGCGGCGAGTACGACGCGACCGACAACCCGCTGCGCAACGCCCCGCACACGCTGAAGATGCTCAGCGGTGCCTGGGAGCGGCCCTACTCGCGGGAGACCGCGGTCTACCCGGTGCGCGGCCTGGTCGGGCGGGGCTACCTGGCGCCGGTGCGGCGCATCGACGGCGCCTACGGCGACCGCAACCTGGTCTGCTCGTGCCCGTCCCCGGAGGCCTTCGAGGAGCCGCACGTGCCGCACCAGCCGGTCGCCGCCGAGCCGACCCGGGCGCAGGGTGCCCCCGACGACCTGGGGACGACGGCCGACGTGGTCGGCGCCCAGGCCTGAGTCCCGCCGTCCGGCGGCCGGTCGACCCGGCCGCCGGACGATGCGCCGCCGGTCAGGCCGGGGTGGGGCGCACGAAGGCCGCGGAGTCGTAGTAGGTGCGCACGCCGGAGACCTGTTCGCCGTCGACGTCGATGACGGTCACCCCGCTGTAGGTCAGCTCGGCGCCGTCCTCGAGGGTGCTGCGCGAGACCCACTCCAGCGACGAGCCGGTCTCGCCGTCCAGGGTGGAGGTGAACTCGGTGCTGATGGTGGCGAACACCGAGCGGTAGTCGTCCCAGAAGACCCGGGCGCCCTCGGGTCCGGTCTCCTCCTGGTGCCGGTCCAGCTTGCGCAGCACCGCCTCCGGTGCGGTGAGCTCCACCATCGGCCCGGTGTCGGCGTGCTCGTCGAGGTGGTGCAGGGCGGCCATGAAACGGTCGCTGACAGCGCTCATCGGTTCTCCTCCAGGTGCCGGACCCTCTGCCCGTTCCTGGTGGCCTACCCGGTCGTGCGGCATCGACCCACCCAGCGCCCCGTCGGTCCCGGTCGCCGCGCCTCGGCCCCCTCGTAGGGGCCCGCCGCGAGCTCGCGAGCGGTGGGGGACGAGGGGGTCCTCTCAGAGCTTGCGGAGCAGGACCCGCCGCACGGAGTGGTCGGCGGACTTCTGCAGCACCAGCTTGGCCCGGGAACGGGTCGGGGCGATGTTGCGGCGCAGGTTGGGCTCGTTGACGCTCCGCCAGATGCCCAGGGCGGTCGTGGTGGCCTCCTCGTCGGTGAGGTCGGCGAACCGGTGGAAGTAGGCGCTGGTGTCCTGGAAGGCGGTGCGCCGCAGGGCGAGGAAGCGCTCGACGTACCAGCGGGAGATGTCGGCCTCGGTGGCGTCGACGTAGACGGAGAAGTCGAAGAAGTCCGAGAGGAACACCTCCGGCACCCGACCGTCGGAGCGGCCGCCGGCCTGCAGCACGTTGAGCCCCTCGAGCACGAGCACGTCGGGGCGGTCGACCACCTGCCGCTCACCGGGCAGGACGTCGTAGGACTGGTGGGAGTACAGCGGCGCGCTGACCTCCGGCCGCCCGGACTTCACGTCGGCCAGGAAGCGCAGCAGGGCGCGGCGGTCGTAGCTCTCCGGGAAGCCCTTGCGGTCCAGCAGCCCGCGGGACTCCAGCTCGGCGTTGGGCAGCAGGAAGCCGTCGGTGGTGACCAGGTCGACCCGCGGGGTGTCCGGTGCGGCGGCCAGCAGGGCCTGCAGCACCCGGGACGTCGTGCTCTTGCCGACCGCGACGCTGCCGGCCACGCCGATCACGAACGGCACCTTCTCGGTGCGGGCGCCCAGGAACCGGGTCTGCTCGGCCCACAGCCGCCGGCTGGCGCTGACGTGCAGGTGCAGCAGCCGGGCCAGCGGGAGGTAGACCGTGGCCACCTCGTCGAGGTCGATGCGGTCACCGAAGCTGGCCATCGCCCGGACGTCGGCGTTGCTCAGCGGCAGTTCGCCCCCGGCCGCCAGTGCCCGCCACGACTCACGGTCGAAGGCGGTGAAGGGCGAGACCTGCGCTCGCGTTCCGGCCGTCACGGCGCCCATGGTGCCGTCTGCCCGCTCCGGGCCCCCCGACCGGGTGGTCCCGGGGCGGCTGGCGGGCCGCCCGGCGGCCCGGGGCGGCTAGGGTCCACGACGTGTCGTCGCCCGGGCTCCTCGACCGGATCGAGCGCTACTTCGCGCTCGCCCCGCTGCCGGAGGCGACCGTGCGCACCGTCGGCAGCCTCGAGGTGCCGATCGGCCCGGTGGAGTGGCCCTTCGCCGCCCGGCCCCGCGCCGGCCGCGAGGGCGAGGTCACCCTGGCCGACGTGCAGGCCGCGATCGCCCTGCAGGAGGGTGCCGGGCTGCCGGCGTCCCTGGAGTGGCTGGGCGACCGCTGCCGCGGCCTGTCCACCGTCGCCCGCTCGGCCGGGCTGGCCGTCGACGAGCTGCCGCTGCTGGTGGCCGACGACCCGCTGAGCGTGCTGCTGCCCACCGGGGTGCGCCTCTACCTCGTCGGCGCCGACGACCCGAGACTGGCGCTCTACCAGCGGCTGGCCGCCCTCGCCTTCGCCTCACCCGGGCCCCTCGCCGTCCCCGCGGGTGCCGAGCGGCGCACCGGGGTGCCCGACGTGGCCCTGGACGACCCGGGGCCGGAGCACCTGCCGCCCACCGAGGTGCTGCGCGAGCGGGTCGCCACCGGGCGCACGGTGATGATGGTCGCGGTCGAGGACGGCCAGCCGGTCGCCATCGGCTCCCACCAGCCGGTCGACGTCGACGGCACCGAGATCAGCGAGGTCGTCGGCGTGGCGACACTGCCGCGCTTCCGCGGCCGTGGCCTGGGTGCCGGTGTCACCTCGGCGCTGGTCGAGCACGCCCGGCAGACCGCGGACCTGGTGTTCCTCTCCGCCGGAGACGACGACGTCGCCCGGGTGTACGAGCGCGCCGGCTTCGCCCGGGTCGCCACCAGCTGCGTCGCCGAGCGCCCCGCCGGCTGAACGGTCCGGCGGGGGAGGGGAGCACCCACCCCCGCCGGCACACGGTCAGTCGACCGAGAAGGTCGCCACGATCGTCGCCCGGGCCAGGGTGTGCCCGAACAGGTTGAACCCCAGGTAGGCCGGGGTCGCCTCGGCCGGCACACCGAGGTCGTCGGTGTCCAGGGCGTGCACGACCACGTAGTAGCGGTGCGGGCCGTGCCCGGCCGGCGGGGCGGCGCCCACGAAGCCCGCGAACCCGGCGTCGTTGCGCAGCTGGACGGCGCCGGCGGGCAGCCCGCCCTCGGACGCGCCGCTGGGCAGCTCGGTGACCGAGACCGGGATGCCGGTCACCGCCCAGTGCCAGAAGCCGCTGGTGGTCGGGGCGTCGGGGTCGTACACGGTGACCGCGAAGCCACGCGTGCCCTCGGGGAAGCCGGACCAGGACAGCTGCGGGGAGCGGTCCTCACCGCCGGGGACGCCCATCGCACCGCTGGTGTGCGGCGCGGGGAGCACCTGGCCGTCGGTGACGTCGGTGCTGGTGACCTGGAACGAGGGCACCTGGGGGAGGAAGTCGTAGGGGTTGGGCGGGATCGGTCGACCGGCCATGCCGGGTCCTCCTCGGGTCGCGGGCTCCCGGGCGCTGATCGCGGGGGAGCGGCCGGGCCGACCCTAGGCAGCCCGGTCGTGCACCGCTCGGTCGCCCCCCGTCCGGACCGGCGGCACGGCGGCGGGTCCCGTCGGCGGGACGCACGCCGTGCCGGCGCCGGCACGGCTGGGACGGCGGTGTGCCGGCCGGGCGAGGTGCCCGGCGCCGGACGCCGACACGCCGTCGTCCACCGTTATCCCCAACACGGGCGCCGCGACGCCGACCCGCCGTCCCCGACCAGGGGAGCAGCGCAGCCGCCCCGACGACGGGACGAACTGCAGCAGCGGCGGCCGGAGGAGCGGGTGGGCGCGCCGTCCGGGAGGACTGCGCACGGGACCGACATCCGGGCGCCGTACGGTTGCGCGCGTGCTGGGACTCCCCGATGACATCCGGGCCTGCTTGTTCGACCTCGACGGGGTCCTGACCCAGACCGCGAAGGTGCACCAGGCTGCCTGGAAGCGCACCTTCGACGAGTTCCTCCAGGGTCGGGACCCGTCGGCGGCCGAGTTCAGCGGCGACGACTACAACCGCTACGTCGACGGGAAGCCCCGCAAGGACGGCGTCCGCGACTTCCTGGCCAGCCGGGACATCACCCTGCCCGAGGGCAGCGACGACGACCCCGCCGACGCCGCGACCGTCACCGGGGTGGCGACCCGCAAGAACCAGCTGGTGCTGGCCGAGCTCGACGAGCACGGCGTGCAGGTCTACGAGGGCTCGATGCGCTACCTGCGTGCCGCCAAGGCCGCGGGCCTGGCCACCGCGGTGGTGACCGCGTCGGCCAACGGCGGCAACGTCATCGCCACCGCCGGGTTCGCCGACCTGATCGACGCCCGGGTCGACGGGCTGGTCGCCGCCGCGGAGGGCCTGCGCGGCAAGCCCTCCCCGGACCCGTTCCTGGCCGGGGCGCGGGCGCTGGGCATGACGCCCGCGCAGTGCGTGGTGTTCGAGGACGCCCTGTCCGGGGTCGAGGCCGGCCGGGCCGGGGACTTCGGCT belongs to Modestobacter sp. L9-4 and includes:
- a CDS encoding MerR family transcriptional regulator; this translates as MDTDVVGYRGPTACSAAGITYRQLDYWARTGLVAPSVRTATGSGTQRLYSFRDILVLKVVKRLLDTGVSLQNIRKAVDHLRTRGVKELSNITLLSDGATVYECTSAEEVVDLLAGGQGVFGIAVSGALRELSGELAELPAERLDGSGPVNADDELSARRRRRAASA
- the gcvP gene encoding aminomethyl-transferring glycine dehydrogenase, with product MVARSSELDGTQPRTTPPLTGALPSLSALSPQGEFAARHIGPRPAQTAAMLEVVGHASLESLADASVPEGVRDRSPLDLPAAADEATVLAQLRERAEANEVFTSMIGLGYNGTLTPTVIQRTILENPAWYTAYTPYQPEISQGRLEALINFQTMVADLTGLDVAGASMLDEATAAAEAMTLVRRAGRAKTDAVFVVDADTLPQTLAVLRTRAEPLGIGLHVADLCAGWPTDLPAAGAFGVLLAFPGASGAVRDHRALAEAAHAAGAAVVVAADLLALTLLEAPGEWGADVACGTTQRFGVPMGYGGPHAGYLAVRQGLARQLPGRLVGVSVDADGDVAYRLALQTREQHIRREKATSNICTAQVLLAVIAGAYAVYHGPEGLTAIAARVHRSAQALAGWLHAGGVPLVHEEYFDTLAVSVPGRAAEVVAAAAARRVNLRLVDADTVAVACDETTTPAVLALVAEAFGVDADLSTLEEGGADALPAQLRRATPFLTHPVFAEHRSETAMLRYLRMLSDKDLALDRTMIPLGSCTMKLNAATEMAAITWPEFAGLHPFAPSEQARGYSQLITELCEGLAEITGYAAVSVQPNAGSQGEFAGLMAIRAYHHSRGDQARDVCLIPSSAHGTNAASAVMAGMRVVVVACDEAGNVDLADLRAKVAAHAERLAAIMITYPSTHGVFEVEVQEICAAVHDAGGQVYVDGANLNALVGLARPGRFGSDVSHLNLHKTFCIPHGGGGPGVGPIGVREHLVPFLPSHPLVETGGAGAVISGAPFGSAGILPISWAYLRLMGPEGLLSATQHAILAANYVAERLRPYYPVLYTGASGLVAHECILDIRPLTKATGVTNDDIAKRLIDFGFHAPTMSFPVAGTLMVEPTESEDKAELDRFVEAMIAIRGEIDKVGSGEYDATDNPLRNAPHTLKMLSGAWERPYSRETAVYPVRGLVGRGYLAPVRRIDGAYGDRNLVCSCPSPEAFEEPHVPHQPVAAEPTRAQGAPDDLGTTADVVGAQA
- a CDS encoding nuclear transport factor 2 family protein; amino-acid sequence: MSAVSDRFMAALHHLDEHADTGPMVELTAPEAVLRKLDRHQEETGPEGARVFWDDYRSVFATISTEFTSTLDGETGSSLEWVSRSTLEDGAELTYSGVTVIDVDGEQVSGVRTYYDSAAFVRPTPA
- the coaA gene encoding type I pantothenate kinase — translated: MGAVTAGTRAQVSPFTAFDRESWRALAAGGELPLSNADVRAMASFGDRIDLDEVATVYLPLARLLHLHVSASRRLWAEQTRFLGARTEKVPFVIGVAGSVAVGKSTTSRVLQALLAAAPDTPRVDLVTTDGFLLPNAELESRGLLDRKGFPESYDRRALLRFLADVKSGRPEVSAPLYSHQSYDVLPGERQVVDRPDVLVLEGLNVLQAGGRSDGRVPEVFLSDFFDFSVYVDATEADISRWYVERFLALRRTAFQDTSAYFHRFADLTDEEATTTALGIWRSVNEPNLRRNIAPTRSRAKLVLQKSADHSVRRVLLRKL
- a CDS encoding GNAT family N-acetyltransferase, whose product is MSSPGLLDRIERYFALAPLPEATVRTVGSLEVPIGPVEWPFAARPRAGREGEVTLADVQAAIALQEGAGLPASLEWLGDRCRGLSTVARSAGLAVDELPLLVADDPLSVLLPTGVRLYLVGADDPRLALYQRLAALAFASPGPLAVPAGAERRTGVPDVALDDPGPEHLPPTEVLRERVATGRTVMMVAVEDGQPVAIGSHQPVDVDGTEISEVVGVATLPRFRGRGLGAGVTSALVEHARQTADLVFLSAGDDDVARVYERAGFARVATSCVAERPAG